Genomic DNA from Deferribacterota bacterium:
AGAAAAGAGGCTTTTGAGCAATTAGAGGTTAGAGAATCATTACTAGAGGTAATAAAAGAAATAAAAGAAGAGAAGGGGAGTGATCCAATACTTGTGGCAACAACAGCGAAAAAAAGAGATAATATTGTTGAAAAATTTATTGACATCGATAAATTTTTTGATATTCTAATAAATCGTGATGTATTGCTACTTTTTGGGACAGGATGGGGATTTACTGATGATTTCCTAAAAAGTGTGGATTATATATTAGAGCCAATTGAAGGGTTAGCTTCTTTTAATCATTTATCTGTTAGAAGTGCAATAGCAATTCTATTAGATAGGATTTTTGGTGGATTGTATTAAGGAGGTGTTTTGATGAGAGATAAAATTATAGATGCTATAGAAGAGGAATTTAAAAATAAGAATATCCCGTCCTTTAGATCAGGTGATACTATTGTTGTAAATTTTAGAATAACAGAGGGTGGAAAGGAAAGAATTCAGCCTTTCCAAGGAATTGTCATAAGGAAGCATAACAATGGTCTTTCATCTACTTTTACAGTTAGGAAGATGTCTGGTAAGATTGGCGTTGAGAGGATATTTCCTCTGTATTCACCTTTAATTGAGAGTATAAAAGTTGTAAGGGCAGGCAAAGTTAGACAATCTAGAATCTATTATATAAGAAATTTGAAAGGTAGAGCATTAAAGATCAAAGAGAGAAGAAAGGGTTTTTAAGTCTTGACTTATAAGTTTTTTTGATTATCATTTGACTACTAATTATATAATAAATAGCTGGGGTTACTAATGAAGACAACATTGCCAAAAGTAAATAATATTCAAAAAAGTTGGTATTTAATAGATGCAGAAGGCGTTATTTTAGGTAGGCTTGCAAGTAAGATTGCTACTATCTTGATGGGTAAAACGAAACCAATATATTCAACGAATATAGACGTTGGTGATTTTTTAATCGTTGTAAACGCTGAGAAGGTTGCTTTTACAGGGAATAAATTATCAGATAAAAAATATTATAAACATTCTGGTTATCTTGGCGGTTTAAAAGAAAAGAATTTAGAGAATATGCTTTTAAAACATCCTGAGGATGTAATATATAGAGCTGTTAAGGGTATGCTGCCTAAAAATAGGATGGGGCGAAAGATGTTAAAAAAGCTTAAAGTATACAGGGGTGATACTCATCCACATAGTGCACAAAAGCCTATAGCTATTAATGTTGCCAGGGGGAAATATGAATAATTACTTTTATGGGACAGGCAGGAGAAAAACATCAATTGCAAGGGTATTTTTAAGACCAGGAAATGGAAGTATTGCTATAAATGGTAAGTCAAATGATGAATATTTTACAAGACAGGGTTACAGGTTAGCCGTCTTAAAACCTTTAGAGGTTTTAAATCTACACAATATGTTTGATATTAATATATATACTAAGGGCGGCGGTTTAACTGGGCAAGCAGAAGCTATAAGACTAGGCATAGCTAGGGCATTGGTTAGCTACAATGAAGAGTATAGGAAATTATTAAAAGATAAAGGGTTGTTAACTAGGGATGCGCGAATGGTTGAGAGAAAGAAATATGGAAAGCCAAAGGCAAGAAAAAGCCCTCAATTTTCAAAACGTTAGTAAGAAAATGGCCTTATTGGAAGATAAAAAAGCACTTATATTTGGTATTGCAAACAACAGATCAATTGCATATGGTATTGCAAAAAAATTACAATCAGAGGGATCTGCTATTGGTATTGCTTATGGAGCAGATAATCTAAAAAAAAGGATAGATCCCATTGCTCAAGAACTAGATGCTGAGTTTTCTATTAAATGTGATGTAACTAACGAAGATGAAATCGATAAAACATTTAGTATTGTTGAAGAAAAATTTGATAATATTGATATATTAGTTCATTCAATAGCATTTGCACCTGAAAGCGATTTAAAATGTCCAGTTATTGATGTTTCAAAAGAAGGTTTTAATACTGCCTTAACGGTTTCTGCTTATTCATTAATTGCGTTGTCGAGAAGGGCTTATAAACTGATGAAAAAGGGTGGTTCTATAATAACTATGACATATTTTGGATCTACTAAGGTGATTATTAACTATAATCTAATGGGAATAGCAAAAGCTGCCCTTGAGGCATCGGTTAGATATCTAGCGTTTGATTTAGGTAATAAGAATATAAGAGTCAACGCTATTTCAGCAGGTCCTATAAGAACATTAGCATCTAGTGGGGTAAAAGGCTTCAAAGAGCTTTTTTCAAAATTTGCTGAAAGGGTCCCATTAAAGAACGAAATAACAAAAGAAGATGTCGGAGATGTCGCTTTATTTTTAGCTAGTAATCTCTCTAAAAAAATTACTGGTGAGATTATATTTGTAGATGGCGGTTATAATATCATAGGCTATTGATATACAGCTACTTTTGATAGCGTGACTAAATCGCCTTCAGTTATTTCTAAATCACTTGTAAGTATTATAGCTGTTGAGAAATCCTCTCCTACATGGATTATTTGAGCTTCACCTAATTTGTTTGGGATCTTGAAGCCAGGACCTTTTTTTATACGTATAATATCTAGCACGTCACCTAGTTTTACGTTATTATTTGATCCCAAATCTACTATACACATGTAACCAGCTCCAGCAAATCTCTGTTCACCTGTCAATTTCACAATCTTACCGTTAATATTGCTAATATAATTCTTAGTATCAATAATCTTTTTAATTTCGGGACGCTTATATAATCTAGCTTTAAAACCAATATCAACAGGTTCGTATGATTCTATAATATTAGCTATTGCTATAATGTCTTTAGACCAATATCTTTTTTTAACGATATCAGCCACTTTTGCGATAGCTGCAGATTTATAAAGCCTGTGGCTCATAGAAAGTTTACCCAGTGGTTGGAATATGATAAATTTATCACCTAGATTTATTTTACTCTTATCATCTGCGTTAACATTAATATATATAGTATCGTAAAGAGATCCATAATTTCTCCCTTCTTCTATTTCAATAACATCATAGGGTAGCTCCCTAGATCTTAATATTGCATAAAAATCATTTACATTTGTCAAGTTGTCAAGGTACTTTAAGACAACCCTATCAATTTTTTCTTTGTGCTCTCTTATTTCTTCTGTACTTTTTGTTTCACCTAGTTTAATATAATCTAAAGGTGTTAATTCAAAAACACCCTTTTTAATTTCTTCTTCTTTTCTAACTTCTTTTTCTTCTTCAGGTGGTTTAAAGGTTGTTAGATTTTTTATGAGACTTTCAGTATCCTTTGGTGAATATTTTTGTTTGTAAATATTTGACATAGGGGGTGTTTCTTGTGCTGATGATAATTGATATGTTGAGATAAATATTAAAAATATAATTAAACAATATTTATTCATAATCTACTCCAAATTGTTTAATATTTTATTTGCTAATGATGCTGCATTTGAATCTGGGTATTTCTCTATTAAGTTAGTTGCATAGTTACGTGCATTCTTTTTATCGCCAAGATTTTTATAAGATAGGGTTATCTTTAGGTATGCATCAGGAACCTTGTTCCCTTTTGGGTAGCGATCAATTAGCTCTTTAAG
This window encodes:
- the rplS gene encoding 50S ribosomal protein L19, whose product is MRDKIIDAIEEEFKNKNIPSFRSGDTIVVNFRITEGGKERIQPFQGIVIRKHNNGLSSTFTVRKMSGKIGVERIFPLYSPLIESIKVVRAGKVRQSRIYYIRNLKGRALKIKERRKGF
- the rplM gene encoding 50S ribosomal protein L13 — translated: MKTTLPKVNNIQKSWYLIDAEGVILGRLASKIATILMGKTKPIYSTNIDVGDFLIVVNAEKVAFTGNKLSDKKYYKHSGYLGGLKEKNLENMLLKHPEDVIYRAVKGMLPKNRMGRKMLKKLKVYRGDTHPHSAQKPIAINVARGKYE
- the rpsI gene encoding 30S ribosomal protein S9; protein product: MNNYFYGTGRRKTSIARVFLRPGNGSIAINGKSNDEYFTRQGYRLAVLKPLEVLNLHNMFDINIYTKGGGLTGQAEAIRLGIARALVSYNEEYRKLLKDKGLLTRDARMVERKKYGKPKARKSPQFSKR
- a CDS encoding enoyl-ACP reductase, translating into MESQRQEKALNFQNVSKKMALLEDKKALIFGIANNRSIAYGIAKKLQSEGSAIGIAYGADNLKKRIDPIAQELDAEFSIKCDVTNEDEIDKTFSIVEEKFDNIDILVHSIAFAPESDLKCPVIDVSKEGFNTALTVSAYSLIALSRRAYKLMKKGGSIITMTYFGSTKVIINYNLMGIAKAALEASVRYLAFDLGNKNIRVNAISAGPIRTLASSGVKGFKELFSKFAERVPLKNEITKEDVGDVALFLASNLSKKITGEIIFVDGGYNIIGY